A genomic region of Thunnus albacares chromosome 2, fThuAlb1.1, whole genome shotgun sequence contains the following coding sequences:
- the LOC122991035 gene encoding mothers against decapentaplegic homolog 2, producing MSSILPFTPPVVKRLLGWKKSTSGPGGAGGGEQNGQEEKWCEKAVKSLVKKLKKTGQLDELEKAITTQNCNTKCVTIPSNCSEIWGLSTPNTIEQWDTSGLYSYPDQTRSLDGRLQVSHRKGLPHVIYCRLWRWPDLHSHHELRAIEACEYAFHLKKDEVCINPYHYQRVETPVLPPVLVPRHSEILTELPPLDDYTHSIPENTNFPAGIEPPNNYIPETPPPGYISEDGEASDQQMNQSMDTGSPAELSPSTLSPVNHSMDLQPVTYSEPAFWCSIAYYELNQRVGETFHASQPSLTVDGFTDPSNSERFCLGLLSNVNRNATVEMTRRHIGRGVRLYYIGGEVFAECLSDSAIFVQSPNCNQRYGWHPATVCKIPPGCNLKIFNNQEFAALLAQSVNQGFEAVYQLTRMCTIRMSFVKGWGAEYRRQTVTSTPCWIELHLNGPLQWLDKVLTQMGSPSARCSSMS from the exons ATGTCCTCCATCTTGCCGTTCACCCCGCCTGTGGTGAAGAGGCTGCTGGGCTGGAAGAAGTCAACCAGCGGACCAGGTGGTGCGGGTGGTGGAGAGCAGAACGGGCAAGAGGAGAAATGGTGCGAGAAGGCTGTGAAGAGCTTAGTGAAGAAGCTGAAGAAGACAGGCCAGCTAGATGAGCTGGAGAAAGCTATTACCACACAGAACTGCAACACCAAGTGTGTCACCATCCCCAG CAATTGCTCTGAAATATGGGGACTGAGTACACCAAATACGATAGAACAGTGGGATACATCAGGCCTATACAGCTACCCTGACCAAACCAG ATCCCTGGATGGCCGCCTGCAGGTCTCCCACAGGAAGGGGCTTCCCCATGTTATCTACTGCCGTTTGTGGCGATGGCCGGACCTTCACAGCCACCACGAGCTGCGCGCCATCGAGGCCTGTGAGTATGCCTTCCACCTCAAGAAGGATGAGGTCTGCATCAACCCCTACCACTACCAGAGGGTGGAGACCCCAG TGCTGCCTCCTGTTCTTGTGCCAAGACACTCAGAAATCCTGACAGAGCTGCCACCTCTGGATGACTACACTCATTCCATACCTGAGAACACAAACTTTCCTGCAGGAATTGAACCTCCAAACAACTATATACCAG AAACACCTCCGCCAGGCTACATCAGTGAGGATGGGGAGGCCAGCgatcaacagatgaatcaaaGTATGGACACAG GTTCTCCAGCAGAGCTTTCCCCCAGCACTCTGTCTCCTGTCAATCACAGCATGG ACCTGCAGCCGGTGACTTACTCAGAGCCGGCCTTTTGGTGCTCAATAGCCTACTACGAGCTCAACCAACGTGTGGGGGAGACGTTCCATGCCTCTCAGCCCTCACTGACAGTGGACGGATTCACAGACCCATCAAACTCTGAACGTTTCTGCCTGGGCCTGCTGTCTAATGTCAACAGGAATGCCACTGTGGAGATGACCCGGAGGCACATAG GAAGAGGAGTTAGACTCTACTACATTGGAGGGGAAGTATTTGCTGAGTGCCTAAGTGATAGCGCCATCTTTGTCCAGAGTCCAAACTGCAATCAGCGGTATGGCTGGCATCCAGCAACAGTGTGTAAAATTCCTCCAG GTTGTAATCTAAAAATCTTCAACAACCAGGAATTTGCAGCCCTGCTTGCTCAGTCAGTGAACCAGGGCTTCGAGGCCGTCTACCAGCTCACAAGGATGTGCACCATCCGCATGAGCTTTGTCAAAGGCTGGGGAGCCGAGTACAG GCGGCAGACTGTCACAAGCACTCCATGCTGGATCGAGCTGCATTTGAACGGTCCCCTGCAGTGGCTGGACAAGGTTCTGACCCAGATGGGTTCCCCGTCTGCACGCTGCTCCAGTATGTCCTAA